The stretch of DNA ATTCATCGTTGTTCAAATAATAGTCGAACGAAATCACCAGCCCCAGCTGATTATTATGGTTGTTTGCTTTGAACTTCGAAACAGCATCTAACATAGTAATCTCAGGGTCAGAAAATTCATCAAATCCCGATATTAGAATTAACTCTGTGTTCTTAAATTTATTCCAAAAATTATCAAGCGGAGGTAAAACTGTAAGGGTATTATTTAATTCCTTGAAGATACCTCCAACGTCGATAAATTGGTCGCCTAAAATGGATTCATATTCTTCGTAAATGGTGAGTAAATCTTTAAGTTTTAGTTTCTCATCGCTCTGTGCCGATTCTAATTCTTCATAAAGCGAGGTCGGATAAATACCCGCTTCTTTCAAAAAATTAATTACGTTATTAATTTTTTCGAACGTCCCTTTTGGGATTGAATATTTAATTCCTTGCGGCAGAAAATATAGAAGTTCATTTGCTTTATTACGGATTGCATTTTCGAAAATTACTGCTTGTGTTGTAGCGGTTAAAAACTTTTTCGGCGAGCAAAATATATTGTGGAGTTCGGCGGCAAAATTTTCTAAAGTAAAAATATTAAAAGCGGATGCAGTATTATTAGGGGCAAGTTTAAGAAATTCTCGCTGAAGTTCTCGTCCTTTACGCCGTGTGGGTACGATAAAAATAAAAGTATCTGCTTGACTAATAGTAATGCGCCGCTTAATTTCAGCTTGAATATCAGATACTAATGAGAAGTTTTTATATAGAATGACCGGCATTGATAGTTTTTCCGTAGTTAACCGGATTAATAAAGTTATCTGAATCGTGCAGGAACGTATTTTTCGTATAGGTCGATAAGTTTTTTCTTTGATAATGAATCTAAGTCTTCGTCGTCGTAGTCGCGCTTCCGGAACATATCGAACTCATCAACTTCATACCGATTCATTTTCTTGTAATAATCTTTTAGTGTTTCAATAATTTTATGCTGTTCTACTTTTGTCATTCTGAATTATGATTTAGATTTTCGTGTATCTTTTTCAATGTATTTCTTCAACAAATATAACGATTCTTCCCAACTGTTGAAAACCGCCTTGAAATTTTTTTCCCAAGGTGCACCGGTACCCGCTCCATATAGTTTGAAGGAAATATTGGTTTCCGACTTTTTCTTTTCAAATGTTAAAGTAAAGTCGAGAGGTCCGATAGTTTTTTTGCGGGCAAAGAAATAATTTATTCCTGTAATTTTCAACATTTTGTGAAGTTCGAAGCTTTTAATTTTTCCGCAGCAGACATAGAAATCCCCGTCAGATTCAGCGTGCCATCCGATAGAGTAAGGTCCATCGATGCAAAGAGCTACAACAGCGCTGTGTGCATGAAGCCAGGCAGTCAAACGGTTGGGGTCGATAAATGATTGGAAAACTAATTTAGGTGTGGCATTAATTGTTACCGACTTATGTA from Bacteroidota bacterium encodes:
- a CDS encoding SRPBCC domain-containing protein, whose protein sequence is MKKKLLHKSVTINATPKLVFQSFIDPNRLTAWLHAHSAVVALCIDGPYSIGWHAESDGDFYVCCGKIKSFELHKMLKITGINYFFARKKTIGPLDFTLTFEKKKSETNISFKLYGAGTGAPWEKNFKAVFNSWEESLYLLKKYIEKDTRKSKS